The following is a genomic window from Parabacteroides johnsonii DSM 18315.
CTGAACTATTTTATCAGACGTCCGTGGAAGTATGGGGAAGAATACCGTATCGAAGTAGATTCCGCCGCCATTCACAGCCTTTACGGAAAGTGGAACGATTTCTTTACCGGCGAGTTCAAGATCAAGAAGGAAGACGAATACGGTCACCTCTATCTCAATATCAACGGTGTGGACACGACTGCTTTCGTCGAGTTGCTCAGCACTGGAGACGCCCCTGTCCGCAAAGCGAAAGTAAAAGACGGCGGAGTACTCTTCATGGACTTGAAGCCTGATAAGTATTATGCCCGTATCGTGATCGACACGAATGACAACGGAGTGTGGGACACTGGTAATTATGCCGAAAAGCGACAGCCCGAAGAGGTTTATTATTCTCCCAAAATGTACGAGATCATGCAGAACTGGCAGGTCGAAGAGACATGGAATGTCAACTCCACCCCGCTGGCTAAGCAAAAGCCTCTTGAGATAACGAAGAATAAGCCGAAGGAAGCAACCAAGAAGAAAAGAAACTACAAGGATGAAAGTCAACAATCATCGTCAAGGAATAATAGCAGCGGTAACATGGGAATGCCGTTCTAAAACCGTCCGTATATGGCTGGTATTTTTATTGTTGCTATCGGCCGTATGTGCGATGGCACAGGAAATTCCGGTCCGGCACAGATTCAACTCCGGCGAGGAAGTGCAATATGAATTGTACTTCAAATGGGGCCTTTTAATGCCCCGTGCAGGCCACGCCACCCTTTCCATCCGTGATGCGGAATATGAGGGCGAGCCATCCTGCCATTACCGGCTTATCTTCCGCACCTCCGGCATTATCGAGAAAGTCTATAAGATGCGGGATACGATCGATTGTCATTTCACCCCCGACATGCTACTTCTACGAAGTGAGAAGCGGGTAAACGAAAACGACTATTATCTGATAGACGACATCCGCTTCTCCTATGACCAAAAGAAGATACTCGCTCATTCTCATCGTTATACGCCCACTCGTACGAAAATCGACACGACGCTCGTGACGGAAGAGCCTTATATGTTCGACATGCTGGGAGCAACGATGTATCTGCGCTCCCTGGACTGGAACAAGATGAAGAGTGGCGAGAGCTTTCCTTTCCAAGTGGCGATAGGGCGTGAACGCATCAACATCAGTTTCCGCTACACCGGACAACAGATCGTAGAACGGAACGAGACACTGAAATACAGAACCCGACATT
Proteins encoded in this region:
- a CDS encoding DUF3108 domain-containing protein; the protein is MKVNNHRQGIIAAVTWECRSKTVRIWLVFLLLLSAVCAMAQEIPVRHRFNSGEEVQYELYFKWGLLMPRAGHATLSIRDAEYEGEPSCHYRLIFRTSGIIEKVYKMRDTIDCHFTPDMLLLRSEKRVNENDYYLIDDIRFSYDQKKILAHSHRYTPTRTKIDTTLVTEEPYMFDMLGATMYLRSLDWNKMKSGESFPFQVAIGRERINISFRYTGQQIVERNETLKYRTRHFYIDIYDDAFTQSKEAAEIWIGDDENHIPIKIRAKLKIGAAEVYYKSSKGLRYPLTSRVEIRRR